The stretch of DNA CGGCCTCGGCGACGCGGTCGAGCAGTTGCGGGCGTCCACACAGCGCCTGAGCGACCAACAGGCGGCGGTCTCCGAACAGATGTCGGAGACGGCACGAGCGCTCGACCGGGACTCGGCGGAGCCGAACGCGACAGTCACGCCGGGCGGCGCGGCCCCGACCCCCGTCGCCGACGACTGAGACGCGCCAGCCGCCGCGAGCGCGCACCACAATATAGAAAAGCGCCGGGCGGATACGACCCCGTATGGACGTTCCGTACGACATCACCTCCTACGTTCGCGTACTCAAACTGGCGAGTACGCCCTCCTGGGAGGAGTTCTCCCAGATCGCGAAGATCGCCGGCGCGGGCATCGCGCTGGTCGGACTGCTCGGGTTCCTCATCTTCGCCGTGATGAGCTTCATCCCCGGTAGCAAGCCGGTGTAATCTATGGGGATCTACGCTGTCAAGACCACGGCCAGTCAGGAACGCACCGTCGCGGACATGATCATCAGCCGCGAGGAGGAGGAGGTCCACGCCGCGCTCGCGCCGGACTCGCTGACCAGCTACGTGATGGTCGAGGCCGACGACGCGGCGGTCTTCGACCGCATCCTCGACGAGATCCCCCACGCCAACGGCGTCGTCCAGGGGGAGTCCTCGATGGCGGAGGTCGAGCACTTCCTCTCGCCGAAACCCGACGTCGAAGGCATCGCGGAGGGCGACATCGTCGAACTCATCGCCGGCCCGTTCAAGGGCGAGAAGGCACAGGTCCAGCGCATCGACGAGGGCAAGGACCAGGTGACCGTCGAGCTGTACGAGGCGACGGTCCCGATTCCCGTGACAGTGCGCGGGGACCAGATCCGAGTTCTCGACTCCGAAGAGCGGTAACGCCTCGGACGAGGTCGCCGGTTTCCCGCGGACGAGCACACTCGTTCGCGGTGCTCGCACGGACACAAAAACGCGTCGACGGCGGGAACCCGGTCGCAGTGAACGGCGGCTCCGCTAGTTCTCGATCCGGTCGATGACCTCGTTCATGTCGGCCGCGGCCTCGATGGACTCCTTGATCTTCTCGCGGCGGCGGACCTCGGCGGCGGAGGCGTCGTAGGCGCGGACGTACTCGGCCCGCGAGTGCTCGTCGAAGGCGTGTTTGATGGCGAAGTAGCCGTCGGGGACGACGGTGCCACAGACCTTGCAGGCGATTCGGTCGTGGTCCGTCGACTGGTGGACGATGAGGTCCTCGACGCGGTCGAACCGGCTGTCGTCGCCCTCGATGGCGCACTCCCAGCGTGGCATTACCGGAAGCAGACCGTGCGCGACCAAAAGCGTTCCCACGACCGACGAATGGAAACCCCTAATTGGCAGACTGAGATACCCACACGCGTGACGAGTGAGGGGTTCAACGTCGACCTGCACGTGAAGGTGCTCGACGACCGGGTCGTCCAGCGGGCCAAAGACCGGGGACTGGACGCGCTGGTCTACGCCCCCCACTTCACGCGGCTGCCGGAGATCCGGGAGCGGGCCGAACGCTTCTCCGACGACGAGCTGACGGTCTTTCCGGCCCGGGAGCTGTTCACCGAGAGCTGGCAGCGCCGGCGACACGTCCTCGGGGTCGGGCTCTCGGAGCCGATCCCGGACTTCCTCACCCTGGAGGCGACGATGGCGGAGCTCCGGCGACAGGACGCGGCGGTCCTCGTCCCGCACCCGGGCTTTCTCAGCGTCTCGCTGGGTCGGGCGGAGATCGAGGCCTACGACGACGCCATCGACGCGATCGAGGTGTACAACCCCAAGCACCTGCCACACCACAACCGCCGGGCCCGCGAGTGGGCGCGCGAGACCGGCCAGGGGACGTTCACGTCGTCGTACGCCCACCTGCGGGGCACCGTCGGCGAGGCGTGGGTGTCCTTCGACCGCTCGTTCGAGACGGCGGCGGACCTGGCGGCCGCGCTCCGGGGCGGCGAACCGCGGCGCATCTTCCACCGGAACGGGGTTCGTCACGGCGTCCGCCGGGCGCTGGAGTTCGCCCACCTGGGTTACGAGAACAGCTGGGAGAAGTTCGACCGGGTGATGTTACAGGGGACCGCGCCGACCCACCCCGACCACGTCGCCTACGACGGCGCGTTCGACGACGTGAAGGTCTACTAGGCGATGCTCGCGGTGCCCTCGACGATGTACTGGGAGAGCCCCGTCGGGAGGTACTGCGGGAGGACGTGGACGAGGACGGCGACGATGCCCAGTTCGACGACGGTGATGACGACGGTGACGATCTCGGCGTGGTCGCTGGAGGTGGTGACCCCCGACGGGAAGCCGAACTCCCTGTCCCAGACCGGGTAGAACAGCGCGATCCCGCGCTTGGAGCCGAGATAGTCCAGAGCGTAGTGCGTGAGGACGCCGAGCCACACCCACTGGAGGTTGCCGCCGTGGTAGATCGGGTGCGCCAGGAAGATCACGAGCACCGGGATGTTGTGGAGCGTCTTCCGGTGTTTCCCGAAGGCGGTGTCCACGTCGGGGAACAGCGCCCCCAGGACGACGGGGAGGAACACCTCGGCGATGGTGGCGAAGGTCGTCACGTCCCCCGAGGGGTCCAGGACGTACCCGAGACCGATGCTCAGCAGAACCGCGTTCAACACGTGCCCGCGTTTGTCCATCCACACGGGGCCAGGACGGGCCGGGCGAAAGGTCTTACCCCTCGGCCGTCTCGCGGCCCGCGTCCCGCACGGCGGCCAGCAGGTCCGTCAGGGCCTGCCGGGCGATCCGATCTTTCACTTGGGTCCGTGAGCCGTCGAACTCGTAGCGGCGGACCGTGCAGTCCGACGCGCCGCTCTCCCACGGCGCGGCGTTCGCGACGCCGACGTAGACGGTGCCGACGGGCGTCTCCGCGGTGCCGCCGTCGGGGCCGGCGACGCCCGTCGTCGCCAGGCCCCAGTCGGTGCCGGCCGTGTCCCGGACCGCTCGGGCCATCTCCCGGGCGACCGGTTCGGAGACGGCACCGTGGGCGTCCAGCGCCTCCCGCGAGACGGCCAGCAGGTCCTGTTTCGCGGCGTAGGAGTAGCTGACCACCGAGCGGTCGAAGTAGTCGCTGGAGCCCGGGACGTCCGTCAGGAGCGACCCGACCAGTCCGCCGGTACAGGACTCGGCGACGGCCACCGTCGCCCCGGTGGCCCTGAGCGCCTCGCCGACCCGCTCCTCGACGGCGTCGTCGGAGTCCGTCCGACCGCTCGCGGAATCGTGCGCCACGGCGTCCTCGGTCATAGCCGGCGGTTGGTCCCGTCGGGGGAAAAGCGTTCACTCGCCGGGCGGAGACCTATGGGTGTGGAGCCGCAACGTCTCGTATGGCCTACCAGACCACGCTCGGCTGGTCGCTCGTCTCCTCCGGTGTCGTGACGCTCCTGCTCGGCGTCCTCCCGGGGTCGGACCTCCTCTGGGGCGTCCTCCTGCTCGCGGCGGGGATCGTGACGCTGTACGTCCGCCAGTAGAAAGACAGACGGGCAACGCGGCCACAGCGGAGGTATGGACTACGAGACGCCCCAGTTCTTCCGGGTGATGCAGTACGCCGCCCGGGCCGACCGGGACGTGGTCGACATGGTGTCTGGCAACCCCGACTGGGACCCGCCCGCGGCCCTCCGGGACGGCCTGCGGGAGTTCGCCGACCTGCCGGCCGACGACTTCCAGTACCCGCCCAGCGTCGGCCTCCGATCGCTCCGTGAGGCCATCGCCGCCCGGCGGGACGTCCCCAGAGGACGGGTCCTCGTCACGAACGGGGCCGGCGAGGCGAACCACCTCGCGATGACCGGCGGACTCGACCACTTCCCCGGGAACGAGATCCTGCTGACCGACCCGGTCTACCCCTACTACGCCGGCCGCGCGAACTTCGTCGGGGCCGAGACCACCTACGTCCCCGTCGCCGACGACGGCCACCTTCGACCCGCGGACGTGCGGGCGGCCGCCGGCGAGGAGACGGCCGTGATCGTCGTCACGTCGCCGAACAACCCCACGGGCGCGGTGTACGACGCCGACGCGATGGCCGAGTTCGCGGCGATCGCCGAGGCCCACGACGCCCTGCTCGTGGCCGACGAGGTGTACGACCACTTCGACTTCTCGGGGCGGTTCGCCTCGGCGCTGGCGACGGACTCGCCCAACGTCGTCGCGACCAACTCCTTCTCGAAGTCGATGGCCGTCACGGGCCTGCGGGTCGGCTACGCCGTGTTCCCGTCCGAGGACGGCCCGAACGGCGACCTGCTGGACCGCGCCCGGACCCGACATATGTTGACCAACGTCACCGGGAGCCGCCCGGCCCAGTACGCCGTCGAGCGAGCGTTCCGGGAGACCGACCCCGACTACTACGCCGCCGCCCGCGAGCGCCTGACCGACCGCATCGACGCGATCTGTGGGGCGCTCGACGCCGTCGGTGCGGAGTACGACCGGCCCGAGGGCGGCTTCTACGTGATGGCGCGGTTCCCCGGCTTCCCGGGGAGCCTGGCGAACGTGCAGGAACTGATCGACGAGGGCGGCGTCGCGGGGATGCCCGGCGAGGCCTTCGGCGAGTCCCGGGCCGACTGGCTCCGCTTCTCGCTGACGACCGACCGGGTCGAGACCGCTGCCGACCGGCTGGTCGACTTCTTCGGCTGACTCACACCGCCTCGACGCGGCGGAACAGCGCCGCGCCGAGCAGGACGGTCACGGCGGCGGCGACGGCCAGCGCCCCGACGTCGACGGCGACCGGCCGGACCGAGTAGCCCACCAGCGCGCCCCGGAGGCCGTCGACCCCGTAGGTCAGCGGGTTCAGGTAGCCGACGACCCGGAGCGGCACCGGGAGGTTCGACAGGGGGTAGAACGCCCCCGAGAGGAAGGCAAGCGGGAACAGGACGAAGTTGATCAGGAGGTTGTACCCCTGCGTGTCCTTGAACTGCGAGGCCAGCGCGAGGCCCAGTCCGATGAACGTCGCGGCGACGAGCGCGAGGATGCCGGCCGCGACGGCGACGCCGACCAGCGAGACCGGTCGGAACCCAAGCGGGAGCGCGAGCACGAGGATGAGCAGCGCCTGGAGCATCGTCGTGGTCGCGCCGCCGGCGATGCGGCCGACCACGATCCCCGTCCGGCTGACGGGCGCGACGAGGATCTCCTTCAGGAACCCCACCTCGCGGTCCGACAGCACCGCGAGGCCGGTGAACGACGCGGCAAAGAGCATCGTGAACCCGAGGATGCCGGGGACGAGGTACTCCAGGTAGGTCAGCGACGGCGGCACCGCGCCGAACCGCGCCCCCCGGAAGCCGAACCCGAAGAACACGAGGATGAAGAAGGGCCCGAGCAGGAGGCCGACGACGCGGCTCTTGGCCCGCCAGAACCGGACGACGTCGCGCTTCCAGAGGCCGTAGACCGCGACGGCCTCGCGAGCGAGTCTCCCGCGGTCGCTCTCCGCTCCGATATCGCCGTCAGTCATCGTCCTCGCCCCCTGTGGGGGCCGTCGCGGTCGCCTCGGTCCCGTCTCCGGTCGGTTCGGCGGCGTCCTCGACGGTTCGGCCGGTCAGCGAGAGGAACACCCGCTCCAGCGTCGGTCGGTCGACGGAGACGGTCCGGACCTCCGCGACCACGCTCGCGCTCGTCACCAGCGCGGCCACTCGACGTGCCCCGTCGTCGACACCGACGTCGACGCCGTCCCCGGTCGCCGTCACCGAGCGGACCCAGGGTTCGCCCTCGACGGCGGCGGCGACGGCGCTCGGATCGTCGGTGCCCAGTCGGACCACGTCGCCGCCGAGGTCGGCCTTCAGCGTCTCCGGGTCGTCGAGCGCGACCACCGAGCCGTCGTCGACGATCGCCACGCGGTCACAGAGCGCGTCGGCCTCCTCCATATAGTGGGTCGTCAGGACGACGGTGACGCCGGCCTCGCGGTTCAGGCGGGCGACGTAGTCCCGGGCGGTCTTGCGGGTCCCCGCGTCCAGCCCGACCGTCGGCTCGTCGAGGAAGAGCACGTCGGGTTCGTGGAGCAGCCCCCGGGCCAGTTCGAGCCGGCGGGCCATCCCGCCGGAGTACTCGCCGACGGGCTTGTCGGCGTCGTCGCCGAGGTCGACGAGGTCCAGGACGGTCCGTGTCCGTTCCCGGCGACGATCCGCCCGGATGCCGTACAGCCGCGCGTGAAACCGGAGGTTCTCCGTGCCGGTCAGTTCGTCGTCCAGCGCGGGCTCCTGGAACACGACGCCGATGCGCTGCCGGACCGCACCCGGTGCGGCGACCACGTCGTGGCCCGCGACGCGGGCGGTCCCCTCGCTGGGGGAAAGCAGGGTACAGAGCGTGTTCACGAGCGTCGACTTGCCCGCGCCGTTGGGCCCGAGCAGCCCGAGGATCTCGCCGGTCTCGACGGTGAGAGAGACGTCGTCGACGGCGACGAGGTCGCCGTAGCGGCGCGTGAGTCCCTCGACCTCGATAGCTGCCATCGGGATGAGAAGGGGCCGGACGGGCTTGAGGGTTGGTACGCGCGAGTCGGGACCGCCGCCGCTCGGCCCGACTCAGTTGAACGCAAGCGCCACGTCGCGGGCGCGGGCCAGCAGGTCCTCGTCGTAGTACGCCGTCGTCTGCTGTGGGTGGACCGCGTCGATGGCCCGGACCTGCCACACGGTGTTGGCGAAGTTCTTGTAGGTCGCCTCGTCGACCATCTGGCCGTCGACGACGACCGCGCCGGTCCCCTCGCGCTTGGCGTCGTTGAACGCCTCGATCTTCGAGACGTCCCGCTCCAGTTCCTCGGTGCTCGGCATGTGGATGCGGTTGGCCTGTGCGGTCTGCTTGGGGTGGAGCGACCACGAGCCGTCGATGCCGACGGTGGCCTCCCGCTCGACCTGGTCGGCGTACCCCTCGGCGTTGTAGTAGGTGACGCCGGCCCGCTCGTGGAACAGCTGGTCGAACGGGCCGCCGACGGCGGCGATGTCGGCCGCGCTGGTCTCGTTGGAGAGCGCCTCCAGGAGGCCGTCCCAGCGGGGCCGCTCGCCGTCCAGCGCCCGCCCGCCGAGTTCGGCGGTGTAGTCGACGGGACCGAAGACGATCGCTTCCAGCCGCGAGTCGGTGGCGAACCGACAGATCTCTCGGAGGTCCGACCGGGCCGCCGCCGTCTCCAGGATGATCGCCATGTCCAGCGCGCCGTCGGCGAGGCCCGCGTCGCGTTCGGCTTCGGCGATGACGTTCGCCGCGTCGCGCACGTCCGCCAGCCGGCCGACCTTCGGGACGACGACGCCGTCGAGGTGCTCGCCGACCTCGCTCGCGAGCCGCCGGACCTGGTCGGTGCCGCGCTCGCGGAACTGTTGGCCGTCGTAGGCCCACTCGACCCGCGGGAGGATCTCGCCGGCGAAGTCGGGGGCGTGGTCGGGCAGGCGCTCGACGACGTTGTCGACGGCCTCGGCCTTCATCGAGGGGGCGGTGCCGTCCTCGATGTCGGGCACGAGCCAGTCGGGGGTCTGGAACCCCTCGCTGGTGAGGCCGGAGGTGAGGAACTTCGCGCTGTCGTCCCGGGGGACGGCAGCGGGCGCGGTCTGGAACGTGCGGCAGAGCCGTGTGTCGTTGGTCGTCATCGTGAGTCTCGCTCGACGAGGGAAGTTCGCCGGCCGGAGTAGACCGGGGTGTCGTGCTGATTGAACGCGACGTGTTCGAAGGTGACCGCGCCCGTCCGGTCGGGGCCGGCCGCCCCGTCGCAGTCGAGGACGCGCGTGAAGCCGTAGACCGTGTCGCCCAGCGTCACGAAGTCGTGGAACCGCTCGTCCTCGAAACGGCGCTCGCGGTAGGTCGCCTCGTCCGAGCGGGCGTGAGCCAACGAGATCGACCGGGTCACGTCGCCGTAGGCGACGATATCGCCCGACGGCGAGTCGGCCATCTCGTCGCGGTTGTGGTGCTGGCGGGCGGTGTTCAGCGTCGCCAGCGGCAGGCCGGCCACGAGGTGGTCGTCCATCGTCCGCCCCCGCTCGTGGCGGTAGGCGACCGCGGCCTGCGCCCCGCGAGCGCGGTCGAGCGCGTCCCTGAACGCCTCGAACGTCTCGCCGTCGGGCGTCAGGAGCGCGTCGGGGAGGGCGGGACCGTCGCCGGCATCGTCGGGCGGTGTCTCTGGGCCGCTCCCGCCGCCGTCTGTCGCCGCGGGGTCGCGTCGCGGGACCATGTTCGTCCGCTCGTAGGAGACCAGCCGCTCGCCGGTCTCGCGGTCGCGCCCGACCGTCTCCCACGTGACGATGCCGTAGGCCGGCCGCGACGACGAGGTGCGCGTGTCCCGCACCGTCGAGGTGACGGCCAGCTCCGTGCCGGGATAGACGGGCCGGTGGAACTCGACGTCCGTCCGGCCCAGGAAGTAGCCGCCCTTCTCCGAGAGGTCCTCGACCGTGATCCCCATCACGCAGGCCAGCAGGTAGTCGGGGTGGACCGGGACGCCGTCGAACCCGCGCTCGCGGGCCGCGTCGGAGCGCCAGTAGGCGGGATCGTGGTTCAGCGTCGTGCCCATCCACTCCTCGCTGCCGTGCCGGGAGAGGCGGAGGCCGGGGTCGTGGACGAGTTCGTCGCCCTCGGCGAAGAACTCGAAGTGGTGGCCCTTCTCGCGAGTCGCCGCGCGGTCCAGCAGCGCCTCGAAGGTGTCCGGATCGCCGGTGTCGACGGCGTCGGGATCGGTCCAGTCAGTCATCGGCGCGCGCCTCCCGGGCGTCGCGCCGGCGACGCCCGAGCGTCCGCCGCATCTCGTTGGTCACGACCATGAACCCCTCGTCGAAGCCCATCCCGGGCTTGGCGAGGACCTGCGCGGCGTCGGTCGCCAGCGCGACGTGCGCACACGCCCGCGCGGACGTGACCGTCTCGTTGCAGGTGCCGCCGAGGTAGGCGCGGGTGTCGGTCCCGTCGCAGTACAGCACCGCCTCGGCCGACCGCTGGACGCCGCCGAGGTCCGGGGTCTTGACCTGGACCAGGTCGGCCGCGCCCGCGTCGACGAACGCCCGCACGTCGTCGAACGTGTTGCACCACTCGTCGGCGACGATATCCACGGCGACGCCGGCGTCGGCCAGGCCGTCGCGGAGGTCGGCCATCTGCCGGATCTGCTCGCTGCGGCCGCCGGCGTCCATCGGCCCCTCGACCTGGAGGGGGTGGGGCGCGGCCGCCGCCCGCAGCGTCTCGAAGTAGTCGACGACCTCGGCGCGGTCGTACGGCGGGCCGAACACCTCCCCGAGGATGCCGTAGACGTCGACGTGGAAGCGGGGCGCGTATTTCTCCGGTCCCAACTCGTCGGCGCGGTCGGCCAACCACGCGAGGTACTCGCGCAGGCCCTCGCCGTCCGCGCCGACCTTCTCGACGCTGTTGAACAGGCCGTGGGGCAGGACCGGGACGCCCTTTATCATCATCTTCTCGGCGTTGGTCCGGCGCTCGTCGCCCGACTGGCCGAACACCGGGACCGGTTCGGTGGCGGGGTCGGTGTCGTAGGCGTCGTCCAGCACGTCGGTCCGCGTCCCGCGGCGTGCGCGGGCCGCCGCGTCCAGCAGCGCCTGCGAGACACCGTACCTGACCGCGGTGTGCAGGCGCTCGCCGCCCGATCGTTCGGGAGCCAGCTCCTCGACCCGCTCGGCGTTCTCCCGGAACGCGGCGGGGTCGCGGCCCCGGAGTTCGTCGGCCACCGGGCCCTCGACGACGGGGCGGTACTCCGCCGCGCGGAACAGCGGGTCCCGGCCGCCCGCGCCGGAGTACTGGACGGCCGCGCAGTCGCCGGTGGCGACCGTCCCGTCGGACAGTTCCAGTTCGACGACGAGGCACTCGCCGGCCTCGCGGACCCGCTCGAACCCCTCGGTCACCGGGTCGCCGTCGTAGGCGAACCCCCGCTGGGTCGCGCCCTGCTTGATCGCGCGCTGGTCGTCGAAGAAGAAGCCAGACAGGCCCGGCACCGCCCGGACCGACTCAATCCGCATCGCTGGCACCCCCGGTGGGGTCGCCGCCGTTCGGACGGCCGATGAGCCGCCCCTCGCTGATGGCGTCGACGTCGTCGGCGACCATCCGGAACGACTGGTCGCGCCCCTCCGTGCGGGCGCGTTCGCCCAGCAGGGCCGCGTGAGTCTCGCGGATCTCGTCGGGGAGCGCGAGGTCGCCGAACTCGAAGATGCGCACGCGGCCGTCGTCGTCCCGGGCGGGTAGCACCGCGCCCTCGGCCGCGTCGCTCGGGGCGAAGGGCACGTCCATCGTCCCCGCGTCGAACGCCCGGACGATTCCCCGGGCCACGTCGCCGTCCCCGGCGTCGTAGATCGCGTCCATCAGGGCGCGGGTCGCCCGCTCGATCAGTCGCCGCTCCTCCTCGATCCCGTTGAGGTCGATGTCCTGCTCGATCATCATGTCGATGAGCTGCCTCGTGGTGCGCAGGCCCGCGGCGTTGGCCTCCTTGGTCGGGACCCCCTGGAACTCCTGGGGCGACTTCGTGATGACCTTGTCGGGCCGTGCGACCGCCGCCGTCGCGCCGCCGAGGCTGATGACGCCGTTGGCGCGGGCCTCGTCGGGCGGAAACCCGCCCATCCACTCGTGGAAGACGGTCGTGACCGTCACCTCGTCGGGGAGGTACTCCTCGCCAAGCGCCCGCAGCGCCCGCAGCGCGGCCACGTCCTGGACGAGGTTGCCGACCTGGCCGTAGCCCAGCGTGAGCGAGCGCACGCCCTGGGTGGCCGCGAGCTGGCCCTCGACGAGCATCACCGCGATGGCGATACACGGCGGGACGAGGGTCCCGGTCAGCGGGCCGAACGGCTCGCGGTTGATCGTGACGCCCCGCTCGGTGTAGGCCCCACAGAGCCGGTCGACGAACTGCCAGTGCTCGATCGTCGTCGCGAGGTCGTGGCGCTTGGTGTAGGGGATGTTGTACGAGATGGGACCGCCCTCGAAGGACTGGAACCCCCCCGCGAGGGTGACCATCGCCAGCAGGCGGGCGTCGGGCGTCCCGTGGCGCACCTCGATGGGGGCGTCCAGCGCCCGAACGAGGCGGCGACAGTCCTCGACGCCGTGGTTGACCGCCGGGAAGCCGTTGAGCTCGTCCGCCGCGCCGTTGCGCGAGGCCGCCAGGCCCTCCTCGGCCTTCTCGTACTCGTTGTCCCGCGTGTACGAGTCGATGGTCGTCGGGAGGAGGTCCGCGCCGCCCTCCTCCTGCAGGTACCGCAGGAGGTCGATCTGGTCCTCCAGGCAGGGGACGCCGGCCCGCGGCTGGAGCAGCGGGCGGTCGGCCGACTCCAGGACCGGCGCGAACCGCTTCTCGCGCGGGAGGGACTCGTGGAAGTCGACGGCCTCCTCGAAATCCACCGCTCGTCCGGTCGGCCAGTCGTCCCGCAGGTCGTTCGCGATGCGCTGTAGCTGGTCGGGCGAGAGCGTGCTGTCTGTCGGCATCGTCACCCGTCGACCCTGACCTGCTCGGGCTCGGTCGCGGTGATCTCGAGGTCGCGCCGGAGGTCCGCGATGGCCTCCTCGGGGTCGGTCTCCGCGTCGAAGACGCGGTCGAACCCCATCTCGCGGAACCGCTCGCGCGTGGCCTCGAAGTCGTCCTGGCCGACGGCGAGGTTACCGCCGACGTAGGTCAGGACGTCCAGACCCGCCGCCTCCAGCCGGTCGTGGAACCCCTCGCAGTCCTGCCGGGCGTGCCCGTACAGCGAGGAGACCAGTACCGCCTCGGCGTCCGTGGCTTTCGCCGCGTCGACGAACTCGGCCTGCGAGGTCTGGACGCCGAGGTTCTCCACCTCGAAGCCAGCGGCCGAGAGCGCCTGCTCGAGAATCGTGATACCGACGACGTGCGCGTCGGAGCCGATCACGCCGAGGACGACGGTTCGGGGCATGTACAGTAAGGGGAATCGCGGGAGGTGAATAAAGTTAATGGTCTATAATGATAATAGGTCCTAATACAGATTATAATGGTTTATCATTAACTACTTGTGTCGGCCCCTGCTGGCCGCGTGTATGGGTGCGCTCGACGACCTGCGGGTCCTCGACCTGACACAGGTCCTCGCCGGACCGTACTGCACGATGCTGCTCGCGGACATGGGCGCGGACGTAGTGAAGGTCGAGCGCCCCGGCGGGGACATGATCCGCTCGAACCCGCCGTACGTCGCGGACAGCGACGACGAGGCCTACGGCGGCTACTTCCAGAGCGTCAACCGCGGCAAGCGGTCGCTGGAGCTGGACCTCCGGACCGACGAGGACCGCGCGGCGTTCCTCTCGCTCGTCGAGCGCGCGGACGTGGTGGTCGAGAACTTCAAGGCCGGCACGATGGAGCGGTTCGACTGCGGCTACGAGACGCTCCGGGAGCACAACCCACAGTTGATCTACTCCTCCATCCGCGGGTTCGGCGACCCGCGGACCGGCGAGACCGAGCGACAGGGCCAGCCCTCCTTCGACCTCATCGCGCAGGCGCTGGGCGGCGTGATGGAGATCACCGGCCCCGAGGACGGGCCGCCGACGAAGGTCGGCCCCGGCGTCGGCGACATCTTCACCGCGGCGCTGAACGCCGTCGGCGTCCTCGCGGCGGTCCACCACCGCGAGCGGACCGGCGAGGGCCAGTACGTCGACACCGCGATGTACGACGCGATGGTGTCGCTGGCCGAGCGGTCGATCTACCAGTACTCCTGTGACGGCGAGGCCCCGACGCGCCAGGGCAACTCCCACCCGACGCTGTTCCCCTACGACGCCTTCGAGACGGCGGACGGCCACGCCGTCGTCGCGGCGTTCAACGACCGCCACTGGGAGACGCTGTGTGCGGCGATGGACCGCCCGGGCCTCGCCGCCGACTACCCGGACGCGGCGGCGCGACTCGACGACCGCGAGCGCCTGCGCGCCGAGATCGCCGACTGGACGCGCGACCAGACCACGGCGGAACTCGTCGAGCGACTCGACGGCCGCGTCCCGGCCGCGCCCGTTCAGGACGCGAGCGACGTCTTCGAGGACCCCCACGTCCACGGGCGGGAGATGCTCGCGGACGTGGCCCAGCCGGGCGCGGCCGAGCCGATGACCGTCGCCGGCAGCCCAATCAAGATGACCGAGACGAACCCCCGGCCGCGTGGCCGCGCGCCGCTGCTGGACGAACACCGCGAGGAGATCCTCGGCGAGGGCGAGACGGAGACCGACGCGGGACGGACCGGCGCGGAGAGCGACTGAGGACGTGAGGGACCGAAGTGGTCCCGAGAGTCGACAGCTCCGGCCGGGGTCGGGGCGGCCACTGCCGGCGAACCCGGCGGTTCAAATACGGGGCCGCCCAACCCTGGCCCGATGCGGGACACGGCCACCGGCGACGCGGCCTGGCGCGAGTACTTCGGGTTCCCGGAACCGTACGAGAACCAGGCCGACGCCGTCGAGCGCGCCATCGAGGCCGGGAAGGCGCGGGGCTTCCTCGCGATGGAGGGCCCCTGCGGGACCGGCAAGACGATGGCGGCCCTGACCGCCGGCGCACACCTCGTCCGGGACACGGACCTCTACGACCGGATCGTCGTCGTCACCCCGGTCAAACAGCAGCTCCAGCAGTTCGTCGACGACCTCCGGACGCTGAACGCCGGCGTCGACGAGCCCTTCGACGGCATCGCGCTCGTCGGGAAACGGGACCTCTGTCCGTACGGCCGCGAGGGGAAGTTCCCGGCGGACGCGAGCACCCACGAGCGCTGTGACGACCTGCGGGAAGCCACCGCGCGCCTCGTCGAGGACGACGGGAAGTCGAGCGGCGCTGCGGCCGTCGCCGAG from Haloarcula litorea encodes:
- the mct gene encoding succinyl-CoA:mesaconate CoA-transferase yields the protein MGALDDLRVLDLTQVLAGPYCTMLLADMGADVVKVERPGGDMIRSNPPYVADSDDEAYGGYFQSVNRGKRSLELDLRTDEDRAAFLSLVERADVVVENFKAGTMERFDCGYETLREHNPQLIYSSIRGFGDPRTGETERQGQPSFDLIAQALGGVMEITGPEDGPPTKVGPGVGDIFTAALNAVGVLAAVHHRERTGEGQYVDTAMYDAMVSLAERSIYQYSCDGEAPTRQGNSHPTLFPYDAFETADGHAVVAAFNDRHWETLCAAMDRPGLAADYPDAAARLDDRERLRAEIADWTRDQTTAELVERLDGRVPAAPVQDASDVFEDPHVHGREMLADVAQPGAAEPMTVAGSPIKMTETNPRPRGRAPLLDEHREEILGEGETETDAGRTGAESD